In Alistipes ihumii AP11, a genomic segment contains:
- the rplL gene encoding 50S ribosomal protein L7/L12 — MADIKKLAEELVNLTVKEVNELASVLKEEYGIEPAAAAVAVAAAPAAEGGAAAAEKTSFDVILANAGQAKLQVVKAVKDITGLGLKEAKDLVDGAPKAIKEGVSKEEAEQIKSQLEEAGAEVEVK; from the coding sequence ATGGCCGATATCAAGAAATTAGCTGAGGAGTTGGTAAACTTGACAGTTAAAGAAGTTAACGAACTTGCTAGTGTTCTGAAGGAAGAATACGGAATTGAGCCCGCTGCTGCTGCTGTTGCTGTTGCCGCTGCTCCTGCCGCCGAAGGCGGTGCCGCCGCTGCCGAGAAGACGTCGTTCGACGTGATCCTCGCCAATGCCGGACAGGCTAAGCTTCAGGTTGTGAAAGCCGTGAAGGACATCACCGGTCTGGGACTGAAGGAGGCTAAGGATTTGGTCGACGGTGCTCCGAAGGCAATCAAGGAAGGCGTTTCCAAGGAAGAGGCAGAACAGATCAAATCTCAGCTCGAAGAGGCTGGCGCTGAAGTTGAAGTTAAGTAG
- the rplJ gene encoding 50S ribosomal protein L10 yields the protein MNREEKKVIIDSLAEKLKEYSHFYITDTSELNAEQTAALRKMCFEQQVKLVVVKNTLFIKALEQVEKAEAELMPTLKGETAVMFCNTGKGPAKLIKEFRKANPKPVLKAAYVEQCVYLGEGALEELVNIKSREELIGDIVALLQSPAKNVISALQGSAGQKIAGLVKTLEARG from the coding sequence ATGAACAGGGAAGAAAAGAAAGTCATTATCGACAGTCTGGCCGAGAAACTGAAGGAATATTCTCACTTCTATATCACCGATACCTCCGAGTTGAATGCCGAGCAGACGGCCGCTTTGCGGAAGATGTGCTTCGAGCAGCAGGTAAAGCTGGTAGTCGTTAAGAATACGCTTTTCATCAAAGCGCTCGAGCAAGTCGAGAAAGCCGAGGCGGAGCTGATGCCGACGCTCAAGGGCGAGACGGCCGTCATGTTCTGCAATACGGGCAAGGGGCCTGCGAAGCTGATCAAGGAGTTCCGCAAGGCGAATCCGAAGCCGGTGCTGAAGGCCGCTTACGTGGAGCAGTGCGTTTATCTGGGCGAGGGCGCTCTCGAGGAACTGGTCAACATCAAGTCCCGCGAGGAGCTTATCGGCGATATCGTCGCTCTGCTGCAGTCTCCCGCCAAGAACGTCATCTCGGCTCTGCAGGGATCTGCCGGACAGAAAATCGCTGGGTTGGTCAAAACCCTCGAGGCAAGGGGCTAA